The following are from one region of the Alicyclobacillus fastidiosus genome:
- a CDS encoding glycosyltransferase family 4 protein → MRVGHLTSDDFGGVSTMLYHLVTCSRQCGRHQHDVIIADVNQERTQTLSNRLGTGNYQSVEQARLSRLRWLARYAHQYDVLVAHKTSWYFWVGIYKLLFAWRFRPSFVAVIHDGTLFLPSIQLRERITNLLITTFSKKIIVVRENFKSQIEQSLRRSRGVHYIGNGLPSAFASGRERSSTTGGQQMILSLSRLDDVSKDVGTILQAVHLIDDCNHQVIVGGEGRFRSHWEQLKDDLNLGPQVQFVGEVSDVQGFFQQGTLFVLSSTFYEGTPMVLLEAMLSGIPVLASRSALPDWAFEHRLCLHFEPGNGSDLAEMIGHFSSLPPSEIESMTRRARHYVTEHFDVRQQLLAYENVIEQVTA, encoded by the coding sequence ATGAGGGTAGGGCACTTGACATCTGACGACTTTGGCGGCGTGAGCACGATGCTGTATCACCTCGTTACGTGTTCGCGCCAATGCGGCCGACACCAACACGATGTCATCATCGCCGATGTGAATCAGGAACGGACTCAGACACTCAGCAACCGACTAGGAACAGGAAACTACCAGTCGGTGGAGCAAGCCCGACTGTCGCGCCTTCGCTGGTTAGCTCGTTATGCACATCAGTACGACGTGTTAGTCGCCCATAAAACCTCGTGGTATTTCTGGGTGGGGATCTACAAATTGTTGTTCGCCTGGCGATTCCGGCCCAGTTTTGTCGCGGTCATTCACGATGGAACACTTTTTCTACCAAGTATTCAGTTACGGGAGAGAATAACCAATTTATTGATTACAACGTTCTCGAAGAAAATTATCGTGGTGAGAGAAAACTTCAAGTCCCAGATCGAGCAGTCGCTTAGGAGATCGAGAGGTGTGCACTATATCGGCAATGGACTGCCGTCGGCGTTTGCCTCCGGTCGGGAGCGAAGCTCGACAACGGGCGGGCAACAGATGATTTTAAGTCTTTCCCGCTTGGATGACGTGTCAAAAGACGTAGGCACGATTCTCCAGGCGGTACACCTCATCGATGATTGCAACCATCAAGTCATCGTCGGCGGAGAAGGGAGATTTCGAAGTCATTGGGAGCAGTTGAAAGATGATTTGAACTTAGGGCCTCAAGTCCAATTTGTGGGCGAAGTCAGCGACGTCCAAGGGTTTTTTCAGCAGGGTACTCTCTTTGTCCTATCGAGCACCTTTTACGAAGGGACGCCCATGGTTCTCTTGGAGGCGATGCTAAGTGGGATACCGGTCCTAGCATCCAGGTCTGCCCTTCCGGATTGGGCCTTCGAACATCGACTTTGTCTCCATTTTGAACCGGGGAATGGAAGCGATTTGGCCGAGATGATTGGACACTTTTCTTCGCTTCCCCCGTCGGAGATCGAGAGCATGACTCGTCGCGCTCGACACTATGTAACCGAACATTTTGATGTACGGCAACAGTTACTGGCGTACGAGAACGTGATCGAACAGGTTACTGCATAA
- a CDS encoding glycosyltransferase family 1 protein, translated as MTTSVRVALDCSLSRGQLGRGGNRFARAVEAAVDLLCSNAIFNHTIDVVKFDLVHWQRKADEGGAPVRLSRLPGPVKRALWDKGTKWRLGPLGSRFIGLPDVVHTVEFRLVQLAGSRSIYSLFDLPWIRGASHAEGLRPTIESSLQHADIVLAVSQCTKQDALTWGVPESRIRQIYPAIEPIYLEAAKRPRPVSVAGDFFLFVGSCGSPNKNFNRLILALAESGLDIPLVVVGPDDPAPYLQGVQVPVRYLGHVAEETLLALYDHATALLFPSLFEGFGYPVVEAMARGCPVLTSNIEVIREVADDAAVFVNPWNVDDIAWGIRVVTKSSIVSPLIERGRRQAETFSLQRLAGSLLSMYTE; from the coding sequence TTGACGACAAGTGTTCGTGTTGCACTGGATTGCAGCTTATCGCGAGGTCAGCTCGGACGAGGCGGAAATCGCTTCGCGCGAGCGGTCGAAGCGGCGGTCGATCTGCTTTGCAGTAACGCAATTTTCAACCACACAATCGACGTGGTGAAATTTGACTTAGTCCACTGGCAACGCAAAGCGGATGAAGGCGGAGCCCCAGTGCGTCTGTCTAGATTGCCAGGACCTGTGAAGCGTGCATTGTGGGACAAGGGGACGAAATGGAGACTCGGGCCGCTGGGCTCCCGCTTCATTGGGCTGCCCGACGTGGTTCACACAGTAGAGTTCCGGTTGGTACAACTCGCCGGATCGAGGTCCATCTATTCTCTATTTGATTTGCCTTGGATACGCGGAGCCAGCCATGCCGAGGGTCTGCGTCCGACGATTGAAAGCTCGCTTCAACATGCGGATATCGTGCTAGCGGTCAGCCAATGCACGAAACAGGACGCGTTGACATGGGGAGTGCCCGAGTCGCGCATCAGACAGATCTACCCAGCCATTGAGCCTATCTACCTGGAGGCTGCCAAACGGCCACGCCCTGTAAGTGTTGCGGGCGACTTCTTCCTGTTTGTAGGCTCCTGTGGTTCTCCGAACAAAAATTTCAACCGGCTCATACTCGCGTTAGCGGAATCCGGTCTCGATATTCCGCTCGTCGTCGTCGGTCCTGATGATCCTGCTCCGTATCTGCAGGGTGTACAGGTACCCGTCAGGTATCTGGGTCATGTAGCTGAGGAGACGCTGCTTGCGCTCTACGATCACGCCACCGCTCTCCTATTCCCGTCTTTGTTTGAAGGGTTTGGGTATCCCGTGGTGGAGGCAATGGCTCGCGGCTGTCCAGTGCTTACATCCAATATTGAAGTGATTCGGGAAGTGGCAGACGATGCCGCTGTCTTTGTGAATCCTTGGAACGTAGATGACATCGCGTGGGGAATTCGAGTAGTGACCAAGTCTTCCATCGTATCCCCCCTTATCGAGCGTGGTCGCAGACAAGCCGAGACGTTTTCGTTACAACGTCTGGCTGGCAGCCTACTGTCTATGTATACGGAATGA
- a CDS encoding oligosaccharide flippase family protein, with product MMLGIFKRRQQSLFTSIFDVTVMNYAILCMNLVTGILTARFLGPSQKGIYYAMSSWVDMVGYLAGLGINQAFVWYYHGNVNRQRLFRRTLMIGLCSILGSSVMGGVLIWYPMHRLGHIALLWAGIGLAMLPIGTLYGISTTYLMASGNVSAYNRLRLIQSVSATLCIVILASCKFLNLSSYLTCLNGTSLVTSLLCVAVTFQELRKETPAMTEEVPAVPQFMSKSLSYFLPSLSSLFNERLDQMICTLWLSQREIGLYGVSNSSLGVLGSLIGGFSTVFFPAMAQSDSAEITSKGNKAFRVYTLMALVAIVCVITLSPEVLRVMYGQNYAAAYPIVVGLAPVSVFSGLIGILYQGFFSAGKPSYALISEIVGAVSGALLIWWLAPRHGAVGVSIANSISYVLDFGVCVCFWMKLGGKFKDLIPMWTDVTGLWSASKGRLQAFFA from the coding sequence ATGATGCTAGGCATATTTAAAAGGCGCCAGCAAAGCTTATTCACGAGTATTTTCGATGTCACGGTGATGAATTACGCCATCCTATGCATGAACCTAGTGACAGGTATACTCACAGCTAGATTTCTCGGACCTTCGCAAAAAGGGATCTACTACGCGATGAGTTCATGGGTGGATATGGTTGGATATTTGGCGGGACTTGGGATCAATCAAGCGTTTGTCTGGTATTACCATGGCAACGTGAATCGGCAAAGGCTGTTCCGCCGAACACTCATGATTGGGCTTTGCTCCATCCTTGGCTCGAGTGTGATGGGTGGTGTCCTGATTTGGTATCCGATGCATCGGTTAGGGCACATCGCATTGCTCTGGGCTGGTATCGGATTGGCGATGCTGCCAATCGGCACCCTCTACGGCATTTCAACTACATATTTAATGGCGAGTGGAAACGTGTCCGCGTATAACCGACTTCGTCTCATCCAATCCGTATCCGCAACGCTCTGCATTGTGATTCTCGCAAGTTGCAAGTTCTTAAATCTAAGTTCTTACCTCACTTGTCTCAATGGTACGAGTCTGGTGACATCGCTTCTCTGTGTCGCGGTGACATTCCAGGAACTGCGAAAGGAGACCCCTGCGATGACGGAGGAAGTACCGGCGGTTCCGCAGTTTATGTCCAAGTCGTTGTCCTACTTCCTACCGTCGCTTTCGAGCCTATTTAATGAACGGTTAGACCAAATGATCTGCACCTTGTGGCTCAGCCAACGCGAGATTGGCTTATACGGAGTCTCCAATTCCTCATTAGGTGTTCTTGGTTCTTTAATCGGTGGTTTTTCGACGGTGTTCTTTCCAGCTATGGCCCAGTCAGACTCGGCGGAAATTACGAGCAAAGGAAATAAGGCATTTCGTGTATATACGTTGATGGCTCTAGTTGCAATCGTCTGTGTGATCACTCTATCTCCTGAAGTTCTTCGGGTGATGTACGGACAGAATTATGCCGCCGCGTACCCAATTGTGGTTGGACTGGCACCAGTCTCCGTGTTTTCAGGATTGATTGGGATACTCTATCAAGGTTTCTTTTCCGCAGGCAAACCTTCGTACGCCCTGATCAGCGAGATCGTGGGCGCTGTATCCGGAGCGCTGCTGATCTGGTGGCTGGCACCGCGACACGGTGCAGTCGGTGTTTCCATTGCAAACAGCATATCTTATGTCCTCGACTTTGGGGTTTGCGTATGCTTTTGGATGAAGTTGGGTGGTAAATTCAAGGATCTCATTCCGATGTGGACGGATGTCACGGGTCTCTGGTCTGCAAGCAAAGGCAGGTTGCAGGCATTCTTCGCATAA
- a CDS encoding glycosyltransferase, which produces MQTRLVIVTRYFPPIENGLAHHSAYLEDLLKESYDEVVIVCQTNEKRTRAAHHAKSKLVEFQSLWELFGILNTICRESTKRHVIVFQYVPHMWGRSGVAVLPSMLPLWVRLRHRTSVVSFLHELKYDWSLHPKRLLPGLVHRVQLSLIGVGSNQVIVTNDLRYRALTRRWRWFFANKVSRIPAGCISGRSRHTVSDRPNYPYITWFGTLSDDQKLEELVSAFCSASKDVPDLRLVIMGAFDWQAHRIRDIQSNIAKWKLGNRVLIRGFVDEEELGPTLAGSFANFHMAGSGPSGRRTVVAAYLKSGRALVAVDGHETDPEFIHGKNVYFVEPDASAIRDVIIRLWRDPNLRNKLASGSRRLYDQMYSDETIRHKLLRVLAGIAQSRTLDSEQERLNVRGETL; this is translated from the coding sequence ATGCAGACTCGGTTAGTGATTGTGACGAGGTATTTCCCACCGATCGAAAACGGGCTTGCGCATCATTCCGCCTATCTAGAAGACTTACTCAAGGAGTCTTACGACGAAGTCGTGATCGTCTGCCAGACAAACGAGAAACGGACGCGCGCTGCTCATCATGCGAAGAGCAAGCTGGTCGAGTTTCAGTCGCTCTGGGAGCTATTCGGAATTTTGAACACCATTTGTCGCGAATCAACGAAACGACACGTCATTGTGTTTCAATACGTCCCGCATATGTGGGGGCGAAGCGGAGTGGCCGTGCTTCCGTCGATGCTGCCGTTGTGGGTGCGGTTGAGACATCGAACGTCAGTAGTTTCCTTTTTGCACGAGTTGAAGTATGACTGGAGTTTACACCCTAAAAGACTCTTGCCAGGATTGGTTCATCGGGTCCAATTATCACTCATCGGGGTTGGCAGTAACCAGGTGATTGTCACGAATGACCTTCGATATAGGGCTCTGACCAGACGATGGCGTTGGTTCTTTGCGAACAAGGTATCGAGAATTCCAGCTGGATGTATCAGTGGGCGAAGTCGTCATACAGTGTCGGATCGACCGAATTACCCCTATATCACTTGGTTTGGAACATTGTCAGATGACCAAAAATTGGAAGAACTGGTGTCGGCCTTTTGCAGTGCATCTAAGGACGTTCCTGACTTGCGCCTGGTCATCATGGGGGCATTCGACTGGCAGGCGCATCGCATACGAGATATTCAATCAAATATTGCGAAGTGGAAGCTGGGCAATCGGGTGCTCATTCGAGGTTTTGTCGATGAGGAAGAGCTGGGTCCAACGCTGGCAGGGAGTTTTGCGAATTTTCACATGGCTGGAAGCGGACCTTCAGGTCGAAGGACGGTTGTTGCCGCATACCTGAAAAGCGGTCGAGCACTCGTCGCGGTGGATGGGCACGAGACGGATCCGGAGTTTATCCATGGAAAGAACGTCTATTTTGTGGAACCAGACGCCAGTGCCATTCGAGATGTCATCATCCGACTTTGGCGGGACCCGAACCTGCGAAATAAATTGGCGTCGGGAAGCAGACGTCTCTACGACCAGATGTATTCAGACGAGACCATCAGGCACAAGTTATTACGTGTCTTGGCAGGTATCGCTCAGTCTCGAACTCTGGATAGTGAACAAGAACGTCTGAATGTGAGGGGGGAGACTCTGTGA
- a CDS encoding CatB-related O-acetyltransferase, whose product MDKVKLRLARRLKGFIDYWSIRYNNNHIGIHQSATVGSECELGPDISLGRNSFLGSKCLFRSGTIGSFCSIGPSVIIGMDEHPVHTVSSHLFWCSVTDEHPWPQEKNPPVIGNDVWIGAGATILKGSIIEDGAVIAAGAVVRGHVPAYAIVGGVPARVIRYRFDEEVREALRGTRWWDWPDEKLKEMAPSFREPAEFLHSIGVVHSIDPATGDNASGAESHAT is encoded by the coding sequence ATGGACAAAGTAAAACTCCGACTAGCGAGGCGACTCAAGGGCTTTATCGATTACTGGTCGATACGTTACAACAATAACCACATTGGGATCCACCAATCAGCGACAGTAGGCAGCGAATGTGAACTCGGACCTGATATCTCTCTCGGTCGAAATAGCTTCCTAGGTTCGAAGTGCCTTTTTCGGTCAGGCACGATAGGCTCGTTCTGCTCCATCGGGCCGAGTGTGATCATTGGAATGGACGAACATCCTGTACATACGGTTTCATCTCACCTGTTCTGGTGCAGCGTAACAGACGAACATCCGTGGCCACAGGAGAAGAACCCGCCGGTGATTGGAAACGACGTATGGATTGGCGCCGGAGCAACGATTCTAAAAGGTTCAATCATCGAAGACGGAGCCGTCATCGCAGCGGGTGCCGTGGTACGTGGCCACGTGCCCGCGTACGCGATTGTCGGTGGCGTTCCTGCCCGCGTCATTCGATATCGATTTGACGAAGAAGTACGGGAGGCGCTACGGGGTACGCGCTGGTGGGATTGGCCAGATGAAAAGTTGAAGGAAATGGCACCCTCGTTTAGGGAGCCAGCAGAATTCTTACACTCGATAGGCGTGGTGCATTCGATAGATCCTGCGACAGGAGACAACGCTTCTGGGGCTGAGTCGCACGCTACGTAG
- a CDS encoding glycosyltransferase: MREAWKQSGIGLDKSDGDETASISVVIPSYQRPQSLRKCLKALDRQTWLPKEVIVVCRTTDTLSIEVVRKWELDARCYQKSLALVEEPGQVAALRIGTQAVTSELVAYTDDDTVPEPDWLERIASYYKDRSVGGVGGRDVIDGVRSLRTASRVGVLTWYGKLIGNHHVGCVGVRSVDVLKGANASFRTSLVQFPDFLRGDGAQVHNEVYVCLRIRSMGYSLIYDPAIQVLHYPGPRFDRGGRGGVVRSAIRDAAFNGHVSMLLYLPWPMKVVRSVYSVVLGHRGSPGLFRWLLGCIRGERDIRLSFIPTQLGHLDGTKFYFHHHVLHRLFKATTSSLPKTGERLKEL; the protein is encoded by the coding sequence ATGCGAGAAGCGTGGAAACAAAGCGGAATTGGACTGGACAAGTCGGACGGAGATGAGACGGCCAGCATCTCGGTCGTTATTCCCTCCTATCAGAGGCCGCAGAGCCTTCGGAAGTGCCTGAAGGCTCTGGACCGACAAACCTGGCTTCCGAAAGAGGTCATTGTGGTTTGTCGCACAACGGATACCCTTTCCATCGAAGTGGTTCGGAAGTGGGAACTGGATGCGCGATGCTATCAAAAGAGCTTGGCACTCGTCGAGGAACCGGGTCAGGTCGCCGCGCTTCGCATAGGAACACAAGCTGTTACGAGTGAGCTTGTCGCCTATACGGACGACGACACGGTACCAGAACCGGATTGGCTCGAGCGAATCGCCTCGTACTACAAAGACCGATCGGTTGGTGGTGTGGGAGGGCGGGATGTCATTGACGGCGTTCGTTCTCTGCGGACGGCTTCGCGGGTGGGGGTATTGACCTGGTATGGCAAGCTCATTGGCAACCATCATGTAGGATGCGTTGGCGTTCGGAGTGTGGACGTTCTGAAAGGTGCAAACGCCTCTTTTCGTACATCCTTGGTTCAATTCCCTGACTTCTTGCGTGGAGACGGGGCACAGGTCCACAACGAGGTGTATGTCTGTCTACGAATTCGGAGCATGGGATATTCCTTGATTTACGATCCGGCCATACAGGTGTTGCACTACCCGGGGCCGCGCTTCGACCGGGGAGGTAGAGGGGGAGTCGTGCGGAGTGCCATTCGCGATGCAGCGTTCAACGGTCATGTCTCGATGCTTCTTTACCTACCGTGGCCGATGAAGGTCGTTCGCTCTGTCTATAGCGTGGTACTCGGTCACCGTGGATCGCCAGGGTTGTTCCGCTGGCTCCTCGGCTGTATCCGAGGAGAGAGGGATATCCGGCTGAGTTTCATCCCTACGCAGTTGGGGCATCTCGATGGGACGAAATTCTACTTTCATCATCACGTCCTCCATCGATTGTTCAAGGCAACGACTTCTTCGTTGCCAAAGACAGGGGAACGTCTAAAGGAGTTATGA
- a CDS encoding ABC transporter ATP-binding protein: MNRVLNAFGIHGYGVSLREVRRYYRFLIPYFRPYWKGYAGLIAIMVANIGMTLFVAGFLKNITEAALQHHLQTVWRLLALGATLFGAAGVMGFCNTYLSTSITNQVKRDVTADLFDKLLHLPVSSMTSFHSGDAVSRLTNDVGTATGGVGTNLINILYLPIMAASSFLYLFHLNRQLSILCISFGPVALIAVVLFSKYMRTNGKAMQKQLGIIYSLINESLVGHMVIRSFVLEHIFSKKYRKANNAFVSLELKGAILRGGFFLCTQFVGAAAFLLSLGLGAADVARGTMSVGSLLAFTSLLQHLVSPFTGMAHQVGGLQRSLAAAERIWEVFDVPTEREGGEARMRRAGHSLCFRNVSLDYDGSRNAISNVSCSIPAGAVVALVGPSGAGKSTLFHLLLRFYEPTSGRILLDETPIDQFSVRDLRYLISFVPQETHLFSGTIRENLRYGRPSASDSDILRAAKDANIHEFIVSLPKGYDTEIGERGLRLSGGQRQRISIARAILKDAPILLLDEATSALDSETEQLIQDALDKLMRHRTTIVIAHRLSTVRNADAIFVMDDGHLVEKGTHHDLIHQNGLYSHLYRLQFREEQVGVVERDPNAEII; the protein is encoded by the coding sequence ATGAACCGGGTGTTGAACGCGTTTGGCATACATGGGTATGGTGTGTCCCTGCGTGAGGTCAGGCGGTACTACCGATTTCTCATCCCGTACTTTCGCCCGTATTGGAAAGGATACGCCGGTCTCATCGCGATCATGGTTGCCAATATCGGGATGACGCTATTTGTCGCTGGTTTTCTGAAAAACATTACGGAAGCGGCGCTGCAGCACCATTTGCAGACGGTCTGGAGGCTGCTTGCGCTGGGAGCGACATTGTTCGGGGCGGCAGGTGTGATGGGGTTCTGCAATACCTACTTGAGTACATCGATCACGAATCAAGTAAAGCGGGACGTAACGGCCGATTTATTTGATAAGCTCTTGCACTTGCCGGTTTCGTCGATGACGTCGTTTCACTCTGGAGATGCGGTGTCAAGGCTGACCAACGACGTGGGAACCGCGACAGGCGGGGTTGGGACGAACCTGATCAATATCTTGTATTTGCCGATCATGGCTGCCTCGTCGTTCCTCTATTTGTTTCATCTGAACCGCCAATTGTCCATTCTGTGTATCTCCTTTGGTCCCGTCGCGCTGATCGCGGTGGTGTTGTTCAGCAAGTACATGCGGACAAACGGGAAAGCCATGCAGAAGCAGTTAGGGATCATCTACAGTTTGATCAATGAATCCCTAGTTGGGCATATGGTCATTCGATCCTTTGTCCTTGAACACATCTTTTCGAAAAAGTACCGCAAGGCAAATAACGCCTTCGTCTCGCTTGAACTCAAGGGTGCCATCTTGCGAGGAGGGTTCTTCTTGTGTACGCAATTCGTCGGTGCGGCTGCCTTTCTTCTAAGCCTAGGTTTAGGTGCTGCCGACGTTGCGAGAGGCACGATGTCGGTCGGATCTCTACTGGCGTTTACAAGTTTACTTCAACACTTGGTATCACCTTTTACAGGTATGGCTCATCAAGTGGGAGGATTACAGAGGTCCCTCGCAGCGGCCGAACGGATCTGGGAGGTATTTGACGTGCCAACGGAGCGTGAAGGGGGAGAGGCTCGCATGCGGAGAGCCGGTCACTCTCTTTGCTTTCGGAACGTCTCGCTGGATTATGATGGTTCGAGAAATGCCATTTCAAATGTGTCATGTAGTATTCCGGCGGGAGCGGTGGTTGCACTGGTGGGACCGAGCGGAGCTGGGAAAAGTACGCTGTTTCACCTGCTTTTGCGCTTCTATGAGCCGACATCTGGCCGCATCCTGCTTGACGAAACACCGATTGATCAGTTTTCTGTTCGCGATTTGCGATACCTGATTTCGTTTGTACCGCAGGAAACCCATCTGTTCAGCGGTACCATTCGCGAAAATTTGCGGTATGGGCGACCGTCAGCCAGTGATTCCGACATTCTGCGCGCAGCGAAAGATGCGAATATCCACGAATTTATCGTTTCCTTGCCAAAGGGATACGACACAGAGATCGGCGAGCGGGGTCTGCGGCTCTCGGGTGGACAGAGGCAACGGATTTCGATTGCGAGAGCCATTTTGAAAGACGCACCCATCCTCTTGCTGGATGAGGCGACGTCTGCCCTTGATTCCGAGACGGAACAGCTGATCCAGGATGCCTTAGATAAATTAATGAGACATCGAACGACAATTGTGATTGCCCATCGACTGTCGACCGTCCGGAATGCGGATGCGATTTTCGTCATGGACGACGGTCACCTTGTGGAAAAAGGGACCCACCATGACTTAATTCACCAAAACGGCTTGTATTCGCACCTGTATCGACTGCAGTTTCGGGAGGAGCAAGTCGGCGTGGTGGAGCGGGATCCAAACGCGGAGATTATTTAG
- a CDS encoding glycosyltransferase family 4 protein: MRVAILMPTNHEGHVRGGHVQMNQTILSLRDLGVDVLVASSAEQLEERVDICHIVGIQDDQFALSEVLRAKRLGAKVVLSPIWWDFDKLMLQEGWLSTLERRQPRWSTLARINPTMARATFMYWYRMRIYRANRRRAVVCRMADLTLPNSPGEAEQINRLAGKKIPYVAVRNGIDENLFRMTNLTGERDIPILFVGIVDRTKNVHRLIQSVQQLETPLVVVGQSPDGPYQAYCNSLDKKGLVEWKGKLTHEELVSHYNRTRVVVLSSMRETPGLALLEGAACGANVVVTNIGSAIEYFDDLAEYCNPFSVDSIVEALQRAFSRPCPNHELSDYVRSTFTWSLAAHDTLAGYEWVMKSRSTMVNSIRIGAFQHDARHI, from the coding sequence GTGAGAGTGGCAATACTGATGCCGACCAATCACGAGGGACATGTCCGAGGCGGTCATGTTCAGATGAACCAGACGATTCTAAGTCTGCGCGACTTGGGCGTGGATGTCTTAGTTGCTAGTTCAGCAGAGCAACTGGAAGAACGAGTTGACATTTGCCACATCGTGGGCATCCAGGATGACCAATTTGCCCTGTCGGAAGTTCTGCGAGCCAAGCGGTTAGGTGCCAAAGTCGTGTTATCTCCAATCTGGTGGGATTTTGACAAACTGATGTTGCAGGAAGGCTGGCTGTCGACGTTGGAAAGACGACAGCCGCGCTGGTCCACCTTGGCGCGCATCAACCCGACTATGGCTCGCGCGACATTTATGTACTGGTACCGCATGAGAATCTACCGGGCCAACCGCAGGCGTGCCGTCGTCTGTCGAATGGCAGATTTGACTTTGCCCAACTCGCCTGGGGAGGCAGAACAAATCAATCGCTTGGCCGGGAAAAAAATCCCGTATGTGGCCGTGAGAAACGGAATCGATGAAAACCTGTTTCGAATGACGAACCTAACTGGTGAGCGGGATATCCCCATTCTGTTTGTAGGCATCGTAGATCGAACGAAGAATGTGCATCGATTGATTCAATCTGTTCAGCAACTGGAAACGCCGCTCGTCGTGGTTGGCCAATCGCCTGACGGACCCTATCAAGCCTACTGTAACTCCTTAGACAAGAAAGGCCTGGTTGAGTGGAAGGGAAAACTGACGCACGAAGAGCTTGTCAGTCACTATAATCGGACTCGTGTCGTAGTTCTTAGCAGTATGCGTGAGACGCCTGGGCTGGCGCTTTTGGAGGGGGCCGCGTGTGGAGCCAACGTCGTCGTGACGAACATTGGTTCCGCCATCGAGTATTTCGATGACTTGGCTGAGTACTGCAACCCATTTTCCGTCGACAGCATTGTTGAGGCGCTGCAGCGTGCCTTTTCCAGACCGTGTCCCAATCATGAACTGAGTGACTATGTAAGGAGTACATTCACTTGGTCCTTGGCAGCTCACGATACCCTAGCAGGATACGAGTGGGTCATGAAGAGCCGATCGACGATGGTGAATTCAATCAGGATTGGGGCCTTTCAACATGATGCTAGGCATATTTAA
- a CDS encoding glycosyltransferase, which produces MKILVVLGWATGFGGVEKVVRLFTEEMRARGHEVVIALDQTGVQSTEWLQGQTWSSIDLGMESHGRMWKVRRVGVCVDLLMRVRPDIVLVDIPYWLKSMRFAKALLWRRKKPLLASWVHTHIDDSAAKWLQYADCHLAISKVNSERLVRTMSEEKIRIVHNPVVLPEQPVPRARLGAPHFVFIGRLAREKRVDVLLTAVSKLSSDIDWRLSIIGDGPHRTELRRLQSTLDIPSERITWHGWQADPWACIDDASALVLPSPHEGFGLVLVEALARGVPVIISDTQTALQDVVVGRGAGWNFRSNDPLALSRILQGLGSGALRLSDAAYLASLSKPYGVASWIANFEQALQELLHDHRMTQRTNG; this is translated from the coding sequence TTGAAGATACTCGTAGTGCTAGGCTGGGCAACGGGCTTCGGCGGGGTCGAAAAAGTCGTGCGATTGTTCACGGAAGAGATGAGAGCAAGGGGGCATGAAGTGGTGATCGCCCTCGATCAAACGGGCGTTCAAAGTACCGAGTGGCTTCAGGGACAAACATGGTCGTCGATCGATCTTGGCATGGAATCGCATGGGCGTATGTGGAAGGTTCGGAGGGTTGGAGTTTGCGTGGATTTGCTGATGCGCGTGCGTCCAGACATCGTCTTGGTGGACATCCCCTACTGGTTGAAATCTATGCGGTTTGCTAAAGCCTTGCTTTGGCGGAGAAAGAAGCCGCTCCTTGCAAGTTGGGTGCATACCCACATCGATGACTCCGCCGCAAAATGGTTGCAGTATGCTGATTGTCATCTCGCGATATCAAAGGTCAATTCCGAGCGACTGGTACGAACAATGAGTGAAGAGAAGATCCGTATCGTGCACAATCCCGTCGTTCTTCCCGAGCAGCCGGTCCCTCGTGCGCGGCTCGGTGCGCCACACTTCGTATTCATCGGTCGACTTGCTCGGGAAAAACGAGTCGACGTCTTACTCACAGCCGTATCGAAACTATCCTCTGACATCGACTGGCGCCTAAGTATTATTGGCGATGGTCCACATCGAACTGAGTTACGGCGGCTCCAGAGCACACTTGATATCCCTTCAGAGCGGATCACGTGGCATGGTTGGCAGGCAGATCCTTGGGCTTGCATCGACGATGCTTCAGCGCTGGTTCTGCCTTCTCCGCACGAAGGGTTTGGCTTGGTCCTCGTCGAGGCGTTGGCGAGAGGCGTTCCGGTGATTATCAGCGACACGCAGACCGCGCTACAGGATGTGGTCGTCGGTCGAGGAGCCGGATGGAACTTTCGTTCGAATGACCCACTCGCACTTTCGCGTATTCTGCAAGGCTTAGGCAGCGGGGCTTTGCGACTGAGTGACGCTGCCTATTTAGCTTCGCTCTCCAAACCGTATGGTGTTGCCTCCTGGATTGCGAATTTTGAGCAGGCCCTACAAGAATTACTGCATGACCACCGTATGACTCAACGGACAAACGGATGA